The following proteins come from a genomic window of Macadamia integrifolia cultivar HAES 741 chromosome 14, SCU_Mint_v3, whole genome shotgun sequence:
- the LOC122060712 gene encoding vacuolar iron transporter homolog 3-like encodes MAALEAGNPRAPEALSLEISGSHDELGVNYSQRAQWLRAAVLGANDGLISVSSLMLGVGAVKQDVKSMILTGFAGMVAGACSMAIEFVSVYSQKDIEVSQMKRQNEEENGKQSEDEGENEDLPNPFKAAAASALAFVVGAMLPLISASFIQSYKARLGVVIAVASLALVMFGGLAAFLGKAPVKRSCLRILTGGLLAMAITYGLTKLIGLAGVQGLMDISNKSGVSRGVVFD; translated from the exons ATGGCAGCTCTAGAAGCTGGCAACCCACGAGCACCTGAGGCCCTCAGCCTAGAGATCTCCGGTAGCCACGACGAACTCGGTGTCAATTACTCCCAGAGGGCACAATGGCTTCGAGCTGCAGTTCTTGGAGCCAACGATGGATTGATATCAGTTTCATCTTTGATGTTGGGAGTTGGAGCAGTTAAACAAGATGTGAAATCTATGATCCTTACTGGTTTTGCAGGGATGGTTGCTGGTGCATGTAGTATGGCAATAGAGTTTGTATCAGTTTATTCACAGAAGGATATAGAGGTGTCTCAGATGAAGAGACAAAATGAGGAGGAGAATGGAAAACAAAGTGAGGATGAGGGAGAGAATGAAGATTTGCCAAACCCATTCAAGGCAGCTGCAGCATCTGCTCTTGCATTTGTAGTTGGAGCTATGTTGCCATTGATATCAGCATCGTTTATACAGTCATATAAGGCGAGGTTGGGGGTGGTGATTGCAGTGGCAAGCTTGGCGTTGGTAATGTTTGGAGGGTTAGCTGCATTTCTTGGGAAAGCACCTGTGAAGAGATCTTGTTTGAGGATCCTGACGGGGGGTTTGCTGGCTATGGCCATAACCTATGGATTGACCAAATTGATTGGACTTGCTGGAGTCCAAG GTTTGATGGACATATCGAACAAGTCAGGTGTTAGTAGGGGTGTGGTCTTTGACTAG
- the LOC122061903 gene encoding annexin-like protein RJ4 isoform X3 → MATLIAPDHSFAIEDAEVLRKAVQGLGTDEKAIISIIGYRNAVQRKQIRQAYEENYQEDLIKRFESELSGNFEKAVYRWMLEPADRDAVLANVALRNVTQDYRVIIEIACVDSPHELFAVKQAYHLRYKRSLEEDVALHTKGHFRQLLVALVSTYRYGGDEINASLASEEANILQKAINGKHINHEETVRILGTRSKAQLNATFSQYKIEYGTSITKNLRGGPDDEFLAALLATIQCIYAPQKYFAKVLHNAMHKVWTDKDAVTHVIVTHAEKDLKEIKELYCKKNNMTLEHAIDKETSGDYKAFLITLLGTQNG, encoded by the exons ATGGCTACCCTCATAGCTCCTGACCATTCTTTTGCCATTGAAGATGCAGAAGTCCTTAGGAAAGCTGTTCAAG GATTGGGAACAGATGAGAAGGCCATAATCTCTATAATTGGATATAGAAATGCAGTTCAAAGGAAGCAAATCAGACAGGCTTATGAGGAGAATTATCAGGAGGATCTCATCAAACGCTTTGAATCTGAACTTTCTGGGAATTTTGAG AAAGCAGTGTACCGCTGGATGCTAGAGCCCGCCGATCGAGATGCCGTGTTAGCTAATGTGGCTTTGAGGAATGTGACACAAGATTATCGGGTGATCATCGAAATCGCATGTGTTGACTCTCCCCATGAACTCTTTGCAGTGAAGCAGGCCTACCATTTACGCTACAAGCGTTCCTTGGAAGAAGATGTTGCTTTACATACCAAAGGCCACTTCAGGCAG CTTTTGGTTGCATTAGTTAGCACTTACAGGTATGGTGGTGATGAAATAAATGCAAGCCTAGCAAGCGAAGAAGCTAATATTCTTCAAAAAGCGATCAATGGTAAACACATAAATCATGAAGAGACAGTTAGAATCCTGGGCACAAGGAGCAAAGCACAGCTGAATGCAACTTTCAGCCAGTACAAGATTGAGTATGGCACTTCAATAACCAAG AACTTGCGGGGAGGTCCAGATGATGAATTCTTGGCAGCATTGCTTGCAACTATCCAGTGCATTTATGCCCCTCAAAAATACTTTGCAAAG GTGCTGCACAATGCAATGCATAAGGTGTGGACTGATAAGGATGCAGTCACACACGTGATTGTTACGCATGCagagaaggatttgaaggaAATTAAGGAGCTTTATTGCAAGAAAAACAATATGACTCTTGAGCATGCCATAGACAAGGAAACCTCTGGGGACTACAAGGCTTTCCTCATCACCCTATTAGGTACTCAGAATGGGTGA